DNA sequence from the Streptomyces canus genome:
CCAGAGCACAGCGCCCGCACATGCGAACGGGCCCCGCACCTGGAGAGGTGCGGGGCCCGGGAACCTGCCGGTGTCTCAGACCGCGGCCGGGTCCTCCTCGACGAGGAGGTTGCGGGTGCGGTTGGAGTCGAGCGGAATGCCGGGGCCCATCGTGGTGCTGATGGCGGCCTTCCTGATGTAACGACCCTTGGCGGCGGACGGCTTCAGACGGAGGATCTCCTCCAGCGCCGCGCCGTAGTTCTCCACCAGCTTGGTGTCGTCGAACGACGTCTTGCCGATGATGAAGTGCAGGTTCGAGTGCTTGTCGACGCGGAACTCGATCTTGCCGCCCTTGATGTCGTTGACAGCCTTGGTGACATCGGGGGTGACGGTGCCGGTCTTGGGGTTCGGCATGAGACCACGGGGACCGAGCACGCGGCCGAGGCGGCCGACCTTGCCCATGAGGTCCGGGGTGGCGACGACGGCGTCGAAGTCCAGACGGCCCTTCGACACCTCGTCGATGAGCTCGTCGGCGCCGACGATGTCGGCGCCCGCGGCACGAGCGGCCTCGGCACGGTCACCGGTCGCGAAGACCAGGACCCGGGCGGTCTTACCGGTGCCGTGCGGGAGGTTCACGGTGCCACGGACCATCTGGTCGGCCTTGCGCGGGTCGACACCCAGACGGAAGGCGACCTCGACGGTGCCGTCGAACTTGGACGTGGAGGTCTCCTTGGCGAGACGGACGGCCTCGAGCGGGGCGTACAGCTTCTCCCGGTCGATCTTCTCGTCCGCAGCGCGAAGGGCCTTGCTGCGCTTGCTCACAACTGCTCCTGTGTGTTCTGAAAGGAGTCGTGGTACGGGCCGAGCAGGCCCTGCCACTTCTGCTTTGTACGGGGGGTTGGGGCTCAGCCCTCGACCGTGACGCCCATGGAACGCGCGGTGCCGGCGATGATCTTCGCGGCGGCGTCCAGGTCGTTGGCGTTGAGGTCGGGCATCTTGGTGGTGGCGATCTCGCGGACCTGCGCCTGGGTGATCTTGGCGACCTTGGTCTTGTGCGGCTCGCCGGAGCCCTTCTCCACGCCCGCGGCCTTGAGGATCATCTTGGCGGCCGGCGGCGTCTTGGTGATGAAGGTGAAGGAGCGGTCCTCGTAGACCGTGATCTCCACCGGGATCACCCAGCCACGCTGCGACTCGGTCGCGGCGTTGTACGCCTTGCAGAACTCCATGATGTTGACGCCGTGCTGACCCAGCGCGGGGCCGACCGGCGGAGCCGGGTTGGCGGCACCGGCCTGGATCTGGAGCTTGATGAGCCCCGTGACCTTCTTCTTCTTGGGAGGCATAGCTCTCCGGGTCCTTTCGATTCGGGTCCTGCCTGCGTTCGGTAGGCCGGGAAGCCACTCCGGACGCAGGCATACCGCACAACGATAGCGGGTATAGATGCGCGGCCAAAAACCGAGCAGGTCAGACAGGCTGCGAAAGCCCGTCTGACCTGCTCGGAAGCATGCGGTCCGCAGAACCTCAGTTCTTCTGGATCTGGTCGAAGCTCAGCTCGACCGGGGTCTCGCGGCCGAAGATCTCGACGAGGCCCTTGACCTTCTTCGAGTCGGCGTTGATCTCGTTGATCGTGGCCTGGAGGGTGGCGAAGGGGCCGTCGGTGACGGTGACCGAGTCGCCGACCTCGAAGTCCAGCACCTGGACCTCGACCTTGCGCTGCGGAGCGGGCTTGCCCTCGGCCTCGGCGGCTTCGCGGGCGGCCTTCTCCTCGGCCTCCGGGGCGAGCATCTTGACGATCTCGTCCAGGGTCAGCGGGTACGGGTCGTAGGCGTTGCCCACGAAGCCGGTGACGCCGGGGGTGTTGCGGACGACGCCCCAGGACTCGTTCGTCAGGTCCATGCGCACCAGCACGTAGCCGGGGAGCTTGTTCTGGCGGATGGTCTTGCGCTCGCCGTTCTTGATCTGCGCGACCTCTTCCTGCGGCACCTCGGCCTGGAAGATGAAGTCCTCGACGTTCAGCGAGACGGCACGCTGCTCGAGGTTGGTCTTCACGCGGTTCTCGTAACCGGCGTAGGTGTGGATGACGTACCACTCGCCGGGAAGGGTCCGCAGTTCCTCGCGCAGGGCGGCGACGGGGTCGACCGGCTCGGCCGGCTCTTCCTCGACCTCTTCTTCGTCCTCGTCCTCGACGGCCTCGACGTCGCCGCCGGACTCGTCCTCGACGTGGAGGGCGGATTCCTCGGCGGGCTCGCCCGCCTCGGCGTCGGCAGCCTCGACCTCGTCCAGGTCCTCGTCCGCGCCCTCGACGATGTCGAGCTCGTCGTCGACAGACTCGTCGGGCTCGATGGCGTCGTTCAGGTTCTGGTCAGACACGGTGGCTGCTTCTTCCTGGATACTTTGGGGTGGAACATGCGAAAAGGGGCGCCGGTAACCTCGGCGCCCTTCGCTCTGTGCTCAGCCGAATACGTACTTGGCGGCGTGGTTGAGTCCATAGTCAATCACGGTCACCAGACCGATCATGACGAGGACGAAGACGATCACCACGGTCGTGTACGTCGTCAGCTGGTTCCGCGACGGCCAGACGACCTTGCGGAGCTCTGCGACGATCTGCCGGTAAAAGAGCGCGAGGCGCTTCAGCGGGCCCTTCTTGGCGCGCTTGCCACCCTTGCGGGTCT
Encoded proteins:
- the nusG gene encoding transcription termination/antitermination protein NusG, producing MSDQNLNDAIEPDESVDDELDIVEGADEDLDEVEAADAEAGEPAEESALHVEDESGGDVEAVEDEDEEEVEEEPAEPVDPVAALREELRTLPGEWYVIHTYAGYENRVKTNLEQRAVSLNVEDFIFQAEVPQEEVAQIKNGERKTIRQNKLPGYVLVRMDLTNESWGVVRNTPGVTGFVGNAYDPYPLTLDEIVKMLAPEAEEKAAREAAEAEGKPAPQRKVEVQVLDFEVGDSVTVTDGPFATLQATINEINADSKKVKGLVEIFGRETPVELSFDQIQKN
- the rplK gene encoding 50S ribosomal protein L11 — protein: MPPKKKKVTGLIKLQIQAGAANPAPPVGPALGQHGVNIMEFCKAYNAATESQRGWVIPVEITVYEDRSFTFITKTPPAAKMILKAAGVEKGSGEPHKTKVAKITQAQVREIATTKMPDLNANDLDAAAKIIAGTARSMGVTVEG
- the rplA gene encoding 50S ribosomal protein L1, which codes for MSKRSKALRAADEKIDREKLYAPLEAVRLAKETSTSKFDGTVEVAFRLGVDPRKADQMVRGTVNLPHGTGKTARVLVFATGDRAEAARAAGADIVGADELIDEVSKGRLDFDAVVATPDLMGKVGRLGRVLGPRGLMPNPKTGTVTPDVTKAVNDIKGGKIEFRVDKHSNLHFIIGKTSFDDTKLVENYGAALEEILRLKPSAAKGRYIRKAAISTTMGPGIPLDSNRTRNLLVEEDPAAV
- the secE gene encoding preprotein translocase subunit SecE, with amino-acid sequence MADAVGSIDTPDAQDEAPESKKTRKGGKRAKKGPLKRLALFYRQIVAELRKVVWPSRNQLTTYTTVVIVFVLVMIGLVTVIDYGLNHAAKYVFG